The following proteins are co-located in the Candidatus Neptunochlamydia vexilliferae genome:
- a CDS encoding peptide ABC transporter substrate-binding protein, whose product MRLLLIPLLVFALTGCKRGASPSSQDNRQQITINIKSEPQTLDPRKARALTDINLIRMFMDGLTRIDKMGNPSLALAKKVDVSADKKTYTFTLRDCKWSNGDKVTAQDFAYAWKKSLTPSFNAPNANMLYVIKNAKEAKLGNLPLSLVGIEVRDEKTLVVTLNHPTPYFLELTANPIYFPVNSHVDRANSHWAEKEITYVGNGPFLLQDWKHHNAIEAKKNNGYWDQRSVSLSGLKMVMMNEGSDFNIFDSNDLSWEGSPFSRIPVDALETLKSINKLHSTPVLATKWIRINIEKAPFESNKLRKALALAINRKSIVEHVTQGKQLPATGIVPSSMGLQQTPYFEDGDVETAQKLFNEALNEMGIPSRRFPQITLTFASSQRSRILAQAIQSQWREAFGIEVKLEPAEHKVFFDRISKKDYTLALSDWLADFNDPINFLEVFKTKHCGTNNTNWESLRYYELLEASLDYTDIEARKEFLRKSEAIIMDEMPVIPIFYFTMLYVQDDHLKDVVLTTMGNIDFKWAHVE is encoded by the coding sequence ATGAGATTGCTACTTATTCCTCTTCTAGTCTTTGCCCTTACAGGGTGTAAACGGGGAGCCAGCCCATCGAGCCAAGATAACCGCCAACAAATCACGATCAACATCAAAAGTGAACCCCAAACCTTAGACCCAAGAAAAGCGCGCGCATTAACCGACATCAACTTGATTAGAATGTTCATGGACGGTTTGACCCGTATTGACAAAATGGGAAATCCTTCCCTTGCCCTTGCAAAAAAAGTAGATGTGTCTGCAGATAAAAAAACCTACACATTTACCTTAAGGGATTGCAAGTGGTCCAATGGGGATAAAGTGACTGCCCAAGACTTCGCCTACGCCTGGAAAAAAAGCCTGACCCCCAGCTTCAATGCCCCCAATGCCAATATGCTCTATGTGATTAAAAACGCTAAAGAGGCTAAGCTTGGAAATCTTCCTTTAAGCCTAGTAGGAATCGAAGTACGTGACGAAAAGACCCTTGTCGTTACCCTTAATCACCCCACCCCTTATTTTTTAGAACTGACCGCAAACCCGATTTACTTCCCCGTTAATAGCCATGTCGATCGAGCCAACTCACACTGGGCTGAAAAAGAAATTACCTACGTTGGAAATGGCCCTTTCCTTTTACAGGACTGGAAGCACCATAATGCCATAGAAGCAAAGAAAAATAATGGCTACTGGGATCAAAGGTCCGTTTCTTTGTCGGGGCTAAAAATGGTCATGATGAACGAAGGTTCCGACTTCAATATTTTTGACTCCAATGATCTCAGCTGGGAAGGTTCTCCTTTTTCTAGAATCCCAGTTGACGCCCTTGAAACACTGAAATCCATAAACAAATTACATAGTACTCCAGTATTGGCGACGAAGTGGATCCGGATTAATATTGAAAAAGCTCCTTTTGAATCAAATAAACTTAGAAAAGCTCTTGCCTTAGCCATCAACAGGAAATCTATCGTGGAACATGTTACTCAAGGAAAACAGCTTCCCGCTACAGGAATCGTCCCCTCTTCCATGGGACTACAGCAAACCCCTTATTTTGAAGATGGAGATGTTGAAACAGCTCAAAAACTCTTTAATGAAGCCCTTAATGAAATGGGTATCCCATCGAGAAGGTTTCCCCAGATTACTCTTACCTTTGCCTCTTCACAAAGAAGTCGTATCCTTGCTCAAGCAATTCAAAGTCAGTGGCGCGAGGCCTTTGGGATTGAAGTAAAGCTAGAGCCTGCAGAACATAAAGTGTTCTTCGACCGGATCTCCAAGAAAGACTATACCCTTGCTCTAAGCGATTGGCTTGCCGACTTCAATGACCCCATTAACTTCCTTGAAGTTTTTAAGACAAAGCATTGTGGCACCAATAACACAAACTGGGAAAGCCTTCGCTACTATGAACTTTTAGAAGCTTCTCTTGACTATACCGATATAGAAGCGAGAAAAGAGTTTCTTCGAAAAAGTGAAGCGATCATCATGGATGAAATGCCTGTTATTCCGATCTTTTACTTTACGATGCTTTATGTTCAAGATGACCATTTAAAGGATGTGGTATTGACAACAATGGGCAACATCGACTTTAAATGGGCTCATGTGGAATAG
- a CDS encoding NYN domain-containing protein: MRYIIDGYNFFFKLEEDVLPLEKKRESFIAFLDEEARNLNILLVFDSHEQNAGVFATKRKLKNIEVSFSPKNLSADAYILELLEWDAKDTTLVTSDKPLAKKASYLGVKTLSINGFVSLMVKKQKKPSEKPEMRETEANIKRLLKEFNREIDEP, from the coding sequence ATGCGTTACATTATCGATGGCTATAATTTCTTTTTTAAACTTGAAGAAGATGTCCTCCCTTTGGAGAAAAAACGGGAATCCTTTATTGCTTTTCTCGATGAAGAAGCACGTAACCTAAACATTTTGCTCGTTTTTGATAGTCATGAGCAAAATGCAGGAGTATTTGCGACAAAACGGAAGCTCAAAAATATCGAAGTAAGCTTCTCTCCTAAAAATCTTTCTGCCGATGCATACATCCTAGAGCTTTTGGAGTGGGATGCAAAAGACACCACTTTAGTCACTTCCGACAAACCTCTTGCAAAAAAAGCCTCTTATCTAGGGGTGAAAACCCTCTCGATCAACGGTTTTGTTTCACTCATGGTGAAAAAACAAAAGAAACCAAGCGAAAAGCCAGAGATGCGGGAAACCGAGGCAAATATCAAACGCCTTTTAAAGGAATTTAATCGAGAAATCGACGAACCATAG